The DNA sequence GAGGAGCAATAGCAAGCAACGGCGTCAATGGAAACCTCGAAACTTGCAACAATGGCAAATGCACACCTGCTACGGGCATACAAGGCGATTTTAAGTTGAACAACTTTAAAGATGGCTGGTTATCTTCTGCTTTCATGGTTGGACTTCTCGTTTCTTCTCCAATATTTGCATCACTAGCCAAGAGTGTGAATCCGTTTCGGCTCATCGGAGTTGGACTGTCTGTCTGGACCTTGGCTGTAACTGGCTGTGGTTTCTCATTCAACTTCTGGTCCATCATTATTTGCCGCATGCTGGTTGGTGTTGGTGAGGCTTCATTTATTAGTCTTGCCGCCCCGTTCATCGATGATAATGCCCCACCTCCTCAGAAAACTGCATGGCTTTCGATATTCTACATGTGCATACCATCTGGATATGCACTTGGTTATGTTTATGGTGGCTTGGTGGGCACCAGGCTAAGTTGGCGTGCTGCATTTTGGGGGGAGGCAATTCTGATGCTTCCCTTTGTGATTCTCGGGTTTGTTGTCAAGCCTTTGCAGATGAGAGGTTTTAAGCATGATGAATCAAAAGTTGCTGTGTCACAAGTTCGAGGTTCGGGTGCTTCCGAGATTAAAGTTGCAACGAAAATAAAGAAGCATCTTTCGAGGTTTATGAAAGATATGAAGGAGCTTTTGGTCGATAAGGTGTACATTGTTAATGTTCTTGGTTATGTAGCATACACCTTTGTAATTGGTGCCTACTCATATTGGGGACCTAAGGCTGGTTACAATATATATCATATGAATAATGCAGATATGATGTTTGGAGGTGTTACAATTGTGTGCGGAGTACTTGGCACAGTAGCAGGAGGCTTTGTTCTGGATTATATGTCTAACACTATCTCCAATGCTTTCAAGCTTCTTGCAACCACAACGTTTATTGGGGCTATATTATGCTTTGGTGCCTTTTGCTTGAAGAACACGTACGGTTTCCTAGCTCTTTTTGCAGTTGGACAACTACTTGTCTTTGCAATTCAGGGTCCCGTAAATTATGTTTGTCTGCATTGTGTGAAACCTAGTTTAAGGCCACTGTCTATGGCCATTTCTACTGTTGCAATTCACATCTTTGGAGATGTGCCTTCCTCGCCTCTCGTCGGAGTTCTCCAGGATCACATCAAGAATTGGAGGTCGACTGCTCTTATTCTAACATCTATTTTTGTTCCAGCGGCTGCCATATGGTTTATAGGAATTTTTCTGTACAGCGTCGATAGGTACAGCGAAGAAAGTGAGAACCAGATATCCACAACTCAGGTTGAAGAAAAGAAGACAGAATCTACTGATTCTGTTGCCGAGCCTGTCACATATTCAACTCTTGTCTAGTGTAATTGCAATATTCTCTCTCTTACTTTCCAAGGGCTTTTTCAAtactattttcttttcaaactTTGTAAGGGTTTGTACATAATGCAAATTGTTTAGAATAGTTCTCAGTAAGTAAAAGAATAAATTCAAAGATAATAGAAAGCCAAATTTTAAATCTGCATTCATTTCCTGAAGTGACAACAATAAGGATTCCATACAACTTGAATAAGTGCTTTTCGATCATACCCagaaaagagaacaaaataCTTGTTGAGATCAACATGCTTCAAAAGTCGGCTCACATGAGGTCTCAAAAGTTGTCCTCAACGAGAATGCCTAAAGCGCTCTATCTCACATAAAACCAAAAGCTGGAGTTGTCCTAATAACATCTATGAGAGTCAAAAAGCTAATAACATCCACAAAAGAAAGGTAGCAGCAGGACCTTAGCAGAAGAACATGGAGCCCTGGACCTTTCTATGAAGCCTAGGGAGCTCGGGAACTGGGATGCTCTCTGATGTTGTGACACTACCTTTAGCTGATGAAGTTTCCGAGAGATCTTCAAACTTCATAAACTGCCCCACTTGTGCTGCAGCAAGGTGCGCATAGCATATGGGTGCCACTGGAAAAAACATGGTTGTAAGAGTTAGTGAGATGGAAAAGTCAATCTCCACACCAAGATTTAATTAGACAGAAAGTTAAGAGCACAAATGTGTTTCACTTACCAATGGATATTGCAGTACAGCTCCTTTGGTACCTGAAATGTGTTACAAGAAAATATTTGGATGAGTTCAATTGACAGGTAATTCAAGAAGAGTCACATGGAGATGattgaaaatgaaaaacttACACATAAGAAAGGGAGTGAATCAGGTTCTGCAAGTCATCAGGGGAAAAACCAATCTCATCAAGCAAGACATGATAGTGAGCTGGCCTCGAAGTTCCCTGTTTATGGGAAGcgaagcaaaagaaaagaatgaataAGGAACAGTACAAAATTCTGCTGCAGAGGCACACTACTAGTAATTTTCAGGAGTAACTAGTTTTCCCACCAACATTTATCTCATCAGTGTCCTTTTTGAAAAACTATTTCTTGAAAGAGTTACCACCGCACAAACAATATTCTGCTGCAGAGGCATACTACCAGTAAGTTTTCTTTTAAGATGGGTTGAGGAAGGAGGGACTTACAATCATGCCAGCCTGAGCACACATGTAGAAATCATAGATCCTTGGGTGCACGATTTTTGTGTCAACAACTGTCCCTGTAGAGAGATGAAAGAGAGAGATCAAGAGAACTGGATAAATGATATAAATAACTGAAACAAAAACTAGAAAGCAGCAGACCTGGTGGAACATTGTCAGGGCTATTAGCTTGGAATAGCTTTGTGTGATGATTCTTTTGAGCTATAATGAGAGTGAACTTTGGAACATTTTCCTCCCCAAGGTTCTGGTAAGCCTGAAATAATAACAATGGATTATCTCAGTGTTGGGAAGAAACAACGAAAGAGCAAAGCCACAGTGCAACAAATACTATATATCAGGAGAATAAATATAGTCTCCTTTAGTGGGTAGTCTTAAGGCTTTACTTGGTTCATTTGAAATTGACTGGTGACATTACATAGAAACATTGGACATGTAGTTATTTATCCTTCAAATCAATGACTAAATTCAAGCCCCTTTGAAACTTTCAGTTGCAGACAAACCTTTACAATTTGATCCAGCTCAATGTTCAACACTTGATTAAACTGTGATTCACTGACGCCATCCCTATAATACAGAAACAATACCCTTCAAATATTTAAAAAGACAAAAGTCTTTACAACTACCAGAGAGAATgtgagaacaaaaagaaaatgctGCAGGGATACTAAACAATAATGTACTCAACAAAGACTGTTTATATTTTCTGCTTGGATAAGTTAGCTGAGAGGGATAAGAAAAACTAAGCAAATAGTAAACTGTAATTAGAGTAAAGAACCCCTACATACAAAGTTAATTCATCCAACTGACGgtagttccttttttttttttttttttttttttaataaacggTAGTTCCTGTTAAAGTGAGATGGATTGGATACAACAGCATGGATACACATCCTTGTGTAAAAGGATATATGAAATGACTACCATCTGGCAACAGATCCTTGTGTAAAAGGCATCCCTACTTCTTTTTCCAGAACCATTTTCAGGAAATGACAGGTTGcctcaaataataataataagagtaTGGATGAATTACCTCCAACAGAAAAGCACCAATTTACATGATTATAAAATTACAATTTTACACTGTAAAATGAATCAACTCTACTACGGTACACTCTTACCACTTTGCAGTTTCATAACTACTCTTACCTAGACAGAAacaaatttccagaaaattttATCATCTTTTTTGGGAcaataatttcagaaaaattctATATTGAGCAGTTCAGAgttctaaaaaaaatttatattaacGCAGTTCAAAAGATTTTCGAGTGATTTAAGATCTAACATGAAAGGTACTGCAAGATTATTATGCCTGTACTTGGGTTTCCCTTTGAAGGATGGCGCTTTTGATAGACCAAAACATGATAACAAGACAATCTTGTAATACCTGAAAACAATTATCTGAGTTGGTTTGCGTCCTTTGCTTGTGTTATAGAAGTCCAGAAGCAGTTCCCTGCAACACAAGGAAATTACAACATTAAGCATAATAATGGAATTGATAATTAAACTAACAGAATTTGCATGTATTTTTTAATTACACCACAACTACTAGCGAAAGATTCCACTTGGAATTCTAAGACTTTTGAAACATAACAGAGATTTCCCTAACCATTAACATAAACTATATGTCTAAGCATGTAATCTACTGCTAAAGACTAAAGTTTCAAGTTTCAATACCTGATAATACCATCATCATTACCATTTGGAAGTGGCTTGTATAGACCATCAATCATCTCCACCTTAGGAGATTGTGTTCTAACAGCTGCTCTGTACCTTGATATAAGAGGCCAACTACGAGAGCCAACAACCTGAAAGCTCCAACAGAACAATGACATTAATACCAAGCACCAGTTGGAAGATAAGCGATAtactgagaaaaaaaaaaagagaagaagaataagtGGCACTGTAAGTACCGCAGCAACTGAAGGAATATCTGAACGGCCAGGAGAACCATGAGACACATCCATCCCCAAAATCATTGTAGGAGTATCATTTATAAGAGGAACACATGAGGAGTACTCCAGTGCCAAGAGAGAATTTATTCCTCCAAGCTATAAGAGTAAACAAACGAAGAGAACAATAgtgtcaaaattcaaaacatgcagATATTGGTTTCAAGCTTTAGTTTCTTGCCTTGGTATTGATTTTCATTAGGACATTAGTCAGGTAAGGATCGCTAAGCTTGGGTGGGGAAATACATTGTGTTGGAATCCCAAAGTCAACCAGAGTTTTTTTCTTCCAAGGCCCTGGACAATGAAGAAGATCATGAACTGATTATATGATCAAAGCAAGGGATAGTCAGAAAGTCTATGTAAAATTATAGATAACAAAGGCCATACCATAGATATCAGAACCTTTCTTGGGTATGACACACAGAATGAACTCAGGTGGTTCTTGGAGCTTAGCCTGAATCTGTTCAAACATCTTGTCTACTCTAGCAACAGGGCCTAGTCTTTCAGCTCGCGGATCTTCCTCAATTAGAGTTTTGGGTCGCTCAATATGCTGCACAGATgacatcaacatcaatctcaaaGACAGTGTAACCTACAATAATGCTAGAGAGAGAGTTCAAAGAAAGCAAGATTTGTAGATGGTTTAACTTACAATTCCAGTCTTCTTCCCAACATTGATAAGCTCCCGAGAGATTTGACTAAGGTCACAGAGTCCGGAGAAGTTGACAGCTAGCCAAGAGTTAATGCGAGTAGGATCCAAAAATGACTGGGACAATGAGGAATTAGGACAACCATGTAAGGTACGTTAGTCCAAGTTGCGTTGATGAAGGACAAACTCAGCAAAACCTTTTTAACTGACACATGCTGTTTATAAGGTGGAGAAACAATACCTTTCCTTTGAAGTTCCATCGTCCCTTAAAGGGCATCATGTCCTCATTGCCACCGACCTTTAACTGTTCATCAGAATAAAGTATATTAGAAAGTAGTTAAAGTTAAATTAAGTGAAGATGACAATCTCTTATGTTTACCTTTGGGGTCTCAAGAATACGGCCATCCATCTGAATCAGTTGCTTCTCTATAGATATACCACATTCAGCAAGCACAGGATCCTCATCATAGCGGTAATTTCTTAAAGCCTGCAATTTTAAATGATCAAGAAGATTGTTGCAACATACAACAGAAAAGGAGCACTTTGGTGAAATTCAAAACTTACATCAGTCACACTCTTTATTCTCTCCAGAGGCTTCTGCCTTGATTTTTCCACTAAGGAGGCTCTTTGCTGGGAAGATAATGCTTTTGTATACCTTTGTAGTGAAACAAGTGAACATAGCTAAAACCACAAGACAGGAAGGGGGAACAAAAATTAGAAATCTCAGATAGAGGGCTTCCAAAAATATAGACTAACATCATATAAGCATAAGACATTTGCAGACCTCAACTGGAACATAAGTGGGCCTCTTTGGCTTGCCAACATCAAGGCATGGCATGTGTTGAGAATAGGTGAGCTCTATGCCACAGTGTTTGACGAAATATTCATACACCGTAATCTCCACAGTTTCCCCCTCACTCATGCCATCACCACTCCTTAGCTTCAGATTAAACCTTCAggagaaaacaaaagcaaataaGTTTTGCAACAAGGAAACCTacaggaaattttttttttagaaaataagcACATACAACTGATTATTGCAGGTCTTCTCACTCAACCCAGTGATTTTGCACTCCATGTTACGGTGTCTTGTTGTAATCCTCATATTTTTCAGCATTCTTTTGGCCTGTGTGTTGCCATGAACAGAATCTTTAGCAACTAAAGTTGATGCAGCATATGAACCTTATGGAAGAGATttagcatttctttttcttacCTTTACCCAGTCAATGTAGCGGGGTTCTCGTACACCCTGGTTGGTTAACAGAAAATCAATAACAGGTCCAGGCGTCACAATCATTGTTGTAGATACATCTGATCAAAGAAAAGGAATCAGCATTACTAACAAAACAAATTACAATAATTATAGCAGGTCTTAAAAtcacaaaagaacaaaatattGTACCCATATTCAAGGACATGCCCCCCTGAGTTGGACGGAAACTGGAATGAAAACCCCGGACACCAGTCACACCTCCTCCAATCTCAACAAAGTTCCTGGAGTCATCATGGAAGAATGACTGTCGTACTAGAAGGCATCCCCTGTGCATGAATAATGCATAGACCACAGTTAAGGAACTTAAAGCTCACAAGCTAGTGTACATTTGAATAACAAAAATGCAGTCAACATATACATCTTAGCTGCTTTCTGCCGTAGAATAATATCAAGCACTCTCAATGCATCCTGAGTGTTGTCTACTTCAGCTCCTTGAAGGGCAAGAGCAATTGACTTGAAAGTTATTTTGGCAGCATAACTTATCTCTACGTTGAATGTTTTCGACCGATTGGAACAGTGCTTCATCCTTTTATCAGTCTCACCAGACTTCCCAATTTTGTTGCTACATAACAAGAAAGAATGTTAGACAacaaaaattgaataaaaacaaaagcaggaagaaaagaaagaaccgTTAGAAAGACATTCTGACTACCTCTTTGTAAATGACTCCTCCAAAACAACTGTGAACTCAAGTTTGTTTCGCGGGAGAGGACCGACTGTGTATAAAGCTTTCTCCCCATCGTATGCAAACTTTTTACCAGCAAACTCTGAAGAGTATGTTTGATAGAGCTTATCCACCAGCTTTCTCCCAAGTCCCATGCCTTCAACAGGTCTCTTATCTTCATAAGTTATCAGAACCTGCAAAATAGTAGGACATTGGTACTTGTAGAACATTGCATCTAGAAAAGAGTAAACATATTAAAAAGATAGGATGAGGTCATACAGAGTACTGGTAGAACACAGCGTCTGGATTCTTCACAGAAACTTTGAAGTGGTTAGTGCTCAATTGTATGCGCCGCCCTGTGGTTCCACTCCCACGTGGCCTAACCATAATAGAGTGCTTAGGAGGAGCCAGAGCCACAACTTCTGGCTTCACATTCGGTGGTACAATAGGAGGTGGTGGAGGCAAATCCTCCATCTTGAAAAATATGACCTACCAGGCAATAATAATGAAGATTTGTATCAGTTAAGTGAACCATGGACTAATTTTCATCTTCATTGAAACCACTTCGAAGCAAATAGACTACTAAATATACAGTTGCATACCAAAAGCCAGCAGAAAGTCAGAAAggataaaaaaatatttgataaaAATCAAGGCTTTATTTAGTTAGATCATACGAATGAACTTTCCATGCACAGTAAATGGTAAAGCTGCTCAGATTTCGGCTCATAAGGAGTTCTTCAATTTGAACCAAACAGCAACAGAATCAAGCACAGTAGGAGTTGAGTATTTCAATGTATAAGACCAgagcaagaaaacaaacaagCTAACTTAAACATCATATCAGATACACAATCAGATTTTTTCCCTTGGAAATTAAGAACAGAATAGGTAAACCATACAAACCAGAGTGAGTAGTTTTGGTAAATGGTGTAAAAACAGTTTTCAAACTTTCAAACACGTCGTATACATTCTCAACCATAAACCACAAACTAATCACACATTTGGTATCAAATATACCATATTTAAAACTAGCAAGAGAAACAAGTGAAGTGCTCAAACATCAAATTTAAACTACCAATGTGCATCAAATAAAACTACCGATGAGCAAAAAAAATCAGATCTTTTTCTTGGAGTATGAGACAGAAGCAAGTCACTCACAGACTTTGTATCAAATATACCATCTTCTCAAAATGTGCAAAAAAGAACAGACCTTTTTCTTGGATTATGAAACAGAACCGAGAAAACATATGAAAAAGGGTAAATAATTTGGTAAATGGACTGAAAACTGGTTTCAAACACATGAAATCCATTCTCAAGTTTTGAACCACAAGAAAAAATACATTCTCAAGCACAACAA is a window from the Rosa chinensis cultivar Old Blush chromosome 2, RchiOBHm-V2, whole genome shotgun sequence genome containing:
- the LOC112184979 gene encoding probable sphingolipid transporter spinster homolog 2; this encodes MVGLLVSSPIFASLAKSVNPFRLIGVGLSVWTLAVTGCGFSFNFWSIIICRMLVGVGEASFISLAAPFIDDNAPPPQKTAWLSIFYMCIPSGYALGYVYGGLVGTRLSWRAAFWGEAILMLPFVILGFVVKPLQMRGFKHDESKVAVSQVRGSGASEIKVATKIKKHLSRFMKDMKELLVDKVYIVNVLGYVAYTFVIGAYSYWGPKAGYNIYHMNNADMMFGGVTIVCGVLGTVAGGFVLDYMSNTISNAFKLLATTTFIGAILCFGAFCLKNTYGFLALFAVGQLLVFAIQGPVNYVCLHCVKPSLRPLSMAISTVAIHIFGDVPSSPLVGVLQDHIKNWRSTALILTSIFVPAAAIWFIGIFLYSVDRYSEESENQISTTQVEEKKTESTDSVAEPVTYSTLV
- the LOC112189434 gene encoding protein argonaute 16 translates to MEDLPPPPPIVPPNVKPEVVALAPPKHSIMVRPRGSGTTGRRIQLSTNHFKVSVKNPDAVFYQYSVLITYEDKRPVEGMGLGRKLVDKLYQTYSSEFAGKKFAYDGEKALYTVGPLPRNKLEFTVVLEESFTKSNKIGKSGETDKRMKHCSNRSKTFNVEISYAAKITFKSIALALQGAEVDNTQDALRVLDIILRQKAAKMGCLLVRQSFFHDDSRNFVEIGGGVTGVRGFHSSFRPTQGGMSLNMDVSTTMIVTPGPVIDFLLTNQGVREPRYIDWVKAKRMLKNMRITTRHRNMECKITGLSEKTCNNQLFNLKLRSGDGMSEGETVEITVYEYFVKHCGIELTYSQHMPCLDVGKPKRPTYVPVELCSLVSLQRYTKALSSQQRASLVEKSRQKPLERIKSVTDALRNYRYDEDPVLAECGISIEKQLIQMDGRILETPKLKVGGNEDMMPFKGRWNFKGKSFLDPTRINSWLAVNFSGLCDLSQISRELINVGKKTGIHIERPKTLIEEDPRAERLGPVARVDKMFEQIQAKLQEPPEFILCVIPKKGSDIYGPWKKKTLVDFGIPTQCISPPKLSDPYLTNVLMKINTKLGGINSLLALEYSSCVPLINDTPTMILGMDVSHGSPGRSDIPSVAAVVGSRSWPLISRYRAAVRTQSPKVEMIDGLYKPLPNGNDDGIIRELLLDFYNTSKGRKPTQIIVFRDGVSESQFNQVLNIELDQIVKAYQNLGEENVPKFTLIIAQKNHHTKLFQANSPDNVPPGTVVDTKIVHPRIYDFYMCAQAGMIGTSRPAHYHVLLDEIGFSPDDLQNLIHSLSYVYQRSCTAISIVAPICYAHLAAAQVGQFMKFEDLSETSSAKGSVTTSESIPVPELPRLHRKVQGSMFFC